The following DNA comes from Emys orbicularis isolate rEmyOrb1 chromosome 13, rEmyOrb1.hap1, whole genome shotgun sequence.
ACTACCTGGAGTCTCCCATCTACTGCTCCGCAAGCTTCTGTCCTCTCTCCACCCCGCGCCGAGCCTGTGACTTTGCTTATTTTCTCCACCTGGGGATGCAAGCTAAGTGTAATAGGTGGGGCTGGGACCCATCTCCACTTAAAGGGCCAGTCATCCTATGATGGTCCCATTCTCCAGCTAAATGTCCAGTCCTCTTTTGAATCCTGCTGAGCTCATGGCCTCAATAACATCTTgtggccatgagttccacaggataCTTAAGCAGTGTGTCAATAAAAGATTTCTTTTCAtctgttttaaatgtgctgcctttCCATTTCATTGGCTGCCCTCtcgatttgatttattttttatttggaatAGATGCCTACTGATCAGCTATGCATTACAAATGAGACTAAGACAGTTTGCATATTCTGCTAGAAGAGTTTATTAGACAACAgcaattgggggggggtgttaaccatTTGGTCACTCAACAAGAAGACGGAGCTGGTTATTCCCTTGAGCGTCACTGTTTATCCATCCCTTCCAGACTGTTCTCTTTTCGTTTCCCATATTGATCAGGTTTGGCACAGATCCAGTTCTTTTCCGTCTCACAGCTTGACGAGCTGACGCCTACATCATTCAGATACGCACAGGCTCCTCCTCCCCTTACTTTGAACCTGCAACCAGAAGCCACAGAGCTAGAATCAGTCCGTATCCAAGGCTTGTCGGTCACACCCACAGAGAGGCATAAACTTGCAAGGATTTTGTTAAACTGGGGGCAGCCCCCTGCGTGGATGGATGCTGTTATTCCGGTTAAAGAGcgttttattttggtttagcttataCCAATTCTGACTGATGCTAAACTGAAAGAAGAATGTCCACACTGCCTTACCTAAACTGGTTTAAAGTCGCACTTTGAGTTTAACTCTGTATGCCAACCAGCCCAGAGAGAGACAGTGGAATTCCTCACACCAAAGCAGAGTCCTAGAGGAagtgtctaacctgttcttaaaaaccttcagtgacagGGATTTCACAACCTTCAGTAACCTGTTCCAGGGCTTAACTACACTGTCAGGAACGGTTTaggtgcagggaactggactagataacctcttttGAGGCCTAATATTGCCTAAGGAGCAGCAGAATGTGGGATAcgattgcgctaggtgctgtacagcacAGAGTCACTGACGTGTCCTGTCTCAGAGCGCTGACACTCGATGTAGAcctgacagacacagggtgggggaaggggtggaacacACAGGCAGCGTGAACAATCAGATGGGGGCAAAGGACATGTTAGTGCCACGATTATATTATTTGGTGGGTTAGTTAGGAGAGGCACAGCtaagagggaaggggggagggagacagggcagAGCAGAAGAAGGGCAGAGGTGGCGTGATGTGCCTgtgagtacgtctacactgcaaatcaaGATGTCACTGTAACACCAGTGGGCATACCTGCACTAACCTTAATCTAGCTAGCGCGGGTAACAATCGCAGTGCCCGGGTGGCAGCCTGGACGTCAGTGCGGGCTAGCCACAGGAGCACATAGCCCGGATGCCGGGTGTGCGTGCACTCAGGCTGCTTGCCCGTGTTGCCATACCTATCCCACGCCACAATAACACCTTCATCTGAAGCGGAGACAGACCCTGCGACAGAGCGGGGTAGagagaggggttggagcaaactATCAGAGATGAAATCCTGGATGCACTGGCCAGAGAGGCAGGTAAGGCTGCCAGTGTGGTTTTGCTTTTCCACCCTAACCTAAAGACCTAAAATACTGTATTCCTGTTAACTAAAACACGTTGGCTTTCTCTGCACACAGCTGCTGGCTGCATCGCTCCCTCAAGGGGTGAAGTCTTTAAGCAGGGGCTCGTGCTGTTTTGGACCCAGCTAAACGAGCTACAGTGAAAAAACCAGGGTGCTGATGCCAGTTTCAGGAGAGTGGGGCCACGGGGTTCACCCCCGTAACAAACTAAACCCACAAGAGGTAGAAATACTGATTTTTCACTGGTTTTGACCCATGTACGTTTGTCCGGTTGATCTCTGTTGTTGATCTCTCTGCACTCAGCACTTCTAACGCCGGTGACTTAATATGGAGAAATTTTATAGCTGGAAACAAACTCACCAGTTGTCAAATTCGGTGCCGTTGGGCCACTTCCATGACTGGCTGGGCTCCCTTCTGAGGCCGACCCAATGGTAAACGGTGCCTTTGTACCGCAGAAGGAACGTcttcaaaacaaacaaaggaaaagcttctgtctttttgtttatttataagcATTTCCATGGTGCTCATCCCCTGAGCACTAGCCGCAGTGAGCACCTCTGGGACTCTCCcttctctgttcagttctagcttcTGCTGTATACAAAGCTGAGCAACACCCAGTCTTAATGCTTGCCCAGAattgaagctttttaaaaaaaaaaaaaaaaaaccaccgaGCTTCCCAAGCCCACTCCTCTCCTCCGGCTCATAGGAGGACGGACAGATGCTGCTTTATGTTCTGGGCTGTTGTGCCGTTTAGGTTTGTGCTGCGCCGCTGGACACCCCAGCTACATGAAAACCTAAGACAGACCCCAGAGTCAGTTATCTGTGTCAGGGCTTTAGCTGAAGTTCTGCTTTACAGGTGTTTGGGGAATTCTTGTACATTGTGGGTGTCGGAGCATAGCTTGTGACAGATATCGCAACCCTCTGCAATAACTTTGGGGACCACTCTGTTGCATTATGAATGGTTTACATTTGACGCCCCACCCATCGTGTCTACCAGCCTAGACAGAATCTAtaatgtggggaaaaaaacagcagagggagtggggggcattttaaaaaagaacaacttTTTAGGCCACCTTCCTCTATTGTCACAAAGCAAAATAGGGCACAAGCCCCAGTGTCTTTGCTTTAGGGGGATTGTGATGGGCTGGAATAGGCccaaaggccccctgctggagacctCAGGCTCTGCCAcgcccatcccaggaaaggagcagcggAGAGGCCCTAcaagcaggctagagtggctgcaggggaagcagccaatcaaggcccaggagggccatataaaaggagctgcagagcagaacATCAGTTAGCTGCAGCTGGAAGCTGGAAAAGAAGTGACTGcatccctggctggctgctagaacgGAGCCAAAGACAGTTTGCTCACAGAGCCTGGGGGAGCGATGAAGGAGCTCCCAGCTGGCAGCGGACACTGAGTAGGGACTGAGCCAGTAGAGAGCTGTAAGATAGTGTCTCCGGGGAGGAAATCCAGGGGATACAgccccagagcagggctggacTGGTTTAAAGGACACAGACACACCCAACCAGAGGGGGCGCTCGCAAGAGGTGGGTGCCAACTCTGTTATGGGGATATTGGAGGGAAAGCACGTTGCTCTGTgtagtggctgggggtgctggaAGACAAGGCTTGTAAAGGGGAACAGCTCGCTCTCTACAATGCCCAAGAGCCGGGCAAAATCAGGCCGTCTCTTCAGCCAGCCTCTCCTCCCGTTCGCCCATCCATACAGAACCGCTGGCTGTGCTGAGCTGGGCGGGGAATGAAACCCCTTCCATCTCCAGGAGATGAACAGGGCTGGAGCTGTGGTTCCCCACTGAATTCCTGCCATGCGGCGCTCAGAGAAAGAGCCGGGGCAGGCTGCCAATGAGCAATTTCAATCACGCACTGGCtgcaaagccccagctccagccagggacCTGGGAAAGATCATTCACTCTTCCCTCCCGGCCTGGGACACACAGGGGCCCCTCAGGTTTCAGGACCTGGGCCTGTCATGCCAAGGCCAGTCTAGTGCGCGCACAAAACACCCGAGTCTCTCACCATCTCCAAGCCGCCGTCAAGCCCCACCAGGGAGGCACCGCGTGAAGAGCAGTAGCTCTGGCTGGCGGTCCAATTCCTTTCATCCTCAGAGAAGAAGTAGCACTGTCTTTGGTAGCCAACCCAGCCATCCGGACATGATGGGATGTCCTCGTAATCCAAACACGGCCTAGTGGTTCTGACTGAAACGGGGAACATAACACAGGGTAAGAGGCTGTCCCCTCCTCGTCTCTGTATCCAAGGGGAACACGTAGAATAATCCCCTTAGACCAAGGCCTCAGAGAATCCCCTAAGCAGCTCTGGCAATTGCTTGGATGCAGTGGTGGGCCGTGACGTTTTCAGTACGGCAATTCCACACTCGCATGCAGGACATGACCTCACCTTCCAAACACTTAacaaatgggggcgggggaagggggcgcCGAAGATGCTCCTCGCTTGGGATGCCATTaggtctagggccagccctggtccagcccccttcccatttttcaaccagcattAAAAAAGAAGTAGGAGGCAACTACAGGAGCTAAGACCCGGGAAGCCGTTTGGCTAAGCTTTCCCTAGTGGCTGCAGCGCTAAGCTGGCTCCCCCAAACCTCAAGTCGCAAGGACGTCAGTTATGGCCTGGAAATGTGCGCTCGAGCCAGCTCCAGATCCGAACAGAAAACACAGAGAGTGAATCCATAAGAGCTGCGCGCTCACCTGCCAGGGTAGCTGTGGTCGCGATTAAACCCGAGAGGATGAGGAAAACTGTGACTGCTGCGACGACTGTAAATGTTCTAGTTTTCCTGAATCTGTAACCTGAAAGAGACCAACATATTAACGCtcctggggctgctgcaggggggaggaatcTGAGTTATTTATTTACCGTGGGAGTCAGAGGAGAGTTTGACACCCCTAGTCAAGCTGCAGGGTAGATCAGAATCCGGAGCTATCTTTGATCCGCCCTGCCGTGAATATGGGGTCACGAATTTCCTCCCGGGGTTTTCGACAGCCCTGATCACTGCAGTGACTCAGTGGGAGATTTAAACAAGTGCCGCTTAGAGACATGCATGGAACAGGCCAACCTGCTTCCTGCAAAGCTACGCTTTTGCTTTCGAGTCTCAGCAAAACAAACTGGGTTATTCGGCCCTGAACCAGAGGGGGCGAGAACCAGGGCCATGGTCCCAAACAGGGGTGCAGTTGTCAGGCCCACAAAATGCCCCTGTACCCCCGTTACACTACACAGCCATAAGCGCCCGGTTGCAGGGGAAATTTTAGCTGTAGCTGCAAAGGAAGTGGCGGTGCTCACAGGACGCCGACAGGGTGATCAGATCCCTGCTGCATTCGCAGGCAGGCGTTTGGGCTGCTGCACCCATGGAAAATATGGCTTCATCTGCATAAGCCACAGTGTTTCTCCCAGGCAGAGGGGCTCCACCTACCTGGTTCCTTTCCTCGCTCTTGGTCTCCATTTCTATTAAGAGGCATGTCCAGCTGTTGTTCCTTACAGATCCCCAGGCCATTGTACATCCTTTGTCTTTTTGTCTCAttctctataaaaaaaaaaaaaatcataattctgCTTGAACCTGCTATAGTCACAGTAACAATGAAGATGATGTAACTGAATGATTAGAGGGGGAAATTCTCTATGATGTGTTTCCTTTGTGCATTGGACAGCAGCTTGTGTTGTTATTATTTGTTATCTGCATTACATTAGTGTCCGGGCCCCTTTGTGCTCCACGCTCCACACACAAATAACTAAAAGCTGTTCTCTgccccaaaaagtttacaatctaagggcaggtctatgcttaaaatgcttaagtatcagaggggtagccgtgttagtctgaatctgtaaaaagcaacagagggtcctgaggcacctttaagactaacagaagtattgtagcataagctttcgtgggtgaatacccacttcgtcagacgcaagttgcactgctgtagcagtttaatgaagacgctctaagccAATGGGTGAGAGCTCTCCAGTCAGCCAATAGGATccttactccacctccccgagaggcggtagatATGTTAACAGGAGCagttctcccgttgacatagcgctGTTTACACTGGGggtaggtcggtataactacattcacacccctgagcaatgtaattatACCAATCTACGGCTGTAGTGTAGAACTGACCTAaagcccccaatcctgcaaacacttatgcctaTTTAACGTCACACACTGAGCagtctcactgaagccaatggggccACTCACAGCACACAAAGCTAAGCATATGCATTCATTTTGGCAGGATCAGAGCCCACCTATAAGACAGGAGCCAGCGGGTGAATCCAACAACGAGATGGGAGGAGCCCTGAACTGATTCTATGACTGTAACTAGTACATCGTCGGTTCCATCGGTTCCCCTGTATATTCAGTCAAGTTCCTGTTTTGTTTCATGTATGTCTTTCACTCAACAAAAAGGGAGCGAAAAACCAGCTAATGACAAAAAGACATTTGATTGTAAAAAAACCTGGCAGGGAGACTCCGGGTTAAGTGCAGAAAACCGCGGCTGATTTTATCTTATTTATTAAAACTGATTTGGTTTCAGGTTGACTGTATCTAGGGAACCTTAAGTTTTTCACCCTTCCAGATTTGTTTCATACCAGACAATACGTTGCTGCCAGGGGCCAAGATCGGGAATTGCAGGGGGTAATGTCAGTTATGGGGAAGTGAAGGGATCACCctaaaacagtgtttctcaacctgggggttgcgAGCCCCAGGGGGGGTCACgggcagagccgtcccttgggtagggcgaatcgGGGCAACCGCTCCGGACCCCACGCTTTGGGGGCTCCGTGGGCTGGTGCAATTGGCCAGCACGGTCGGTCCCAGAAGGTGAATCTGTCACTTCCACAGGGCCCACCATCTTGTTGGCAGTTAGCAGAGACAGCGCCCGGCTCGGCCGCCCGTGTTTTGATGCAGcgagtcccctccctccccccccccccccggccggagCCCTGAGCCACCGTGGCGCTATGGCCAACAATAGCGCCACAGTAGCAGGCGGCCCAGCACCAGGCCGGATCCATCCCACCGGTCCACCCACCAATGCAcagggtgactagatagcaactgtgaaaaaaggggacgggggtggggggtaataggcacctatataagaaaaagtcccaaaaaacgggactgtccctttaaaaatgggacatctggtcaccctaccaatgcAGAGCAGGGCCCCTAAGCCGGTGAGGGTTGATTTGTCCCAGGCCCTGCACcgccctagggacggccctggtcgCGGGATGGGCTTAGGAGGTCACAGGTGCAGGGTCAGTGTTAGGGGGTGGCACGCTGGGCAATTGCCCATGGCCCCTCCTGAAGGGGGCCCCACGAAACTAAGTTACATGCTTCcaccctgggcggtggggctcagggctgaagccgaaggcCGAGCCCCACTGCCGAGGCCGGAAACATGTAACTTAActtcatggggccctgggcaattgccctgcttgccacccctaatgccagccctgagTCGTATTCATAATTTACTTAATGATATTTAAGGGAGGGGGGTCACCATTTTTCCAAGTCCTTATTTAAGGGAGAGGGTCACAATTTTATTTTAAGTCCAAAGGgcgtcaccaatacaaaaaggcTGAGAAACACTCCCCTAAAGCAAAGATCATTCAATAGCAGTACGTGTTTCGAAATACTTTCACTTTTACTACTGATCTGAATCGCAAGCGATGCAAGgggtccctcccccgccccccggtctTCTCTTCGGTCTGAAACTGGTCGCAGTCCCCAAAAGAGGCTCAGGTTAGTAACCAGACCTGGCTCATTCCTATTCTTGGTGTCAATACTGCCTAGTACACCCGTGTGCGCTTAGatcatcccctcccccaacccctgtctctcccctctctgtccctccccGCCCCTCAGCTAAATCACCCCTAGGCTTTGCAATATGATTCaaatccccctctccccactccctaaATAATGAACAAGTATCAGAACCGGGCGCCTGCTCCCCACTTCGCCCTGATCCCGGAGAAGTGAACTCACCAAGTCCGGGGACTGAAAGAGAAAGAACATTGTGGGTACTGAACTATATGTGGGGAAACTCCACCTCTGTGCTGGCGTATGgccaaaaaagcagcagcagtggaTGGAGTGGGAGTtgcctgctggggaggggagacagacaTCAATGTTATTTGTGGGGAGAAAGGGACAGCAGTGGAGTGAAGCGCAAAGCTGGTGCTGTGAGTAGGGAACTGGCCGGACACCTGGATTTGGGTCCCAGCTCTGtcccagactccctgtgtgaccattAGCCCTCTATAAGGacaacagccctgccctgccttgcaGGGTAAATACAATAAAGATTGCAAGATGTCGACAGTGGCAAGAAAAGTACTATAGATGGAGAATTGTGTGGAGGATCAGGGGTTGTCTAAGAAGGAATGTTGTGACACAGTCTCATCCTTACTTGTTGGGAACAACGCAGTTCAGTGAGGAAACCTAATGGGGGAAAAGCAATTTTCAATTCTCTCTTCCAAAAACACCAACACAAATCCTGCATCAGGGCAAAATCAGGAGCTACGGCAGATGCAGAGCGCATGCTTATCACAGAGCACCGAGGCCCTGGCTGAGATCAGGGCATCACTGTGGAAGGTGCTGAGGTCGTGCAAAGCGAGAGGCGCTCtcttctccaaagagcttacaatccaaacacAACATTGTCTCTTGGCAATAACTGCAAGTAGCAGATCCCCTCGTAGATTCCaaagccaggagggaccattgtaatcatctagtctgacctcttggatAATGCAGGCCAAAGACCTGCTCcgaaaataatccctagagccgagcttttagaacaacatccaatctggatttaaaaactgtcagtgatggagacgcCCAcaggacccttggtaaattgttccagtggttaattacgcTCACTGTTAACAAATGTCctgttatttccagtctaaatttgtctagcctcaacttccagccattggatcatgtcacACCTTTCCCTGCtcaattgaagagcccattgttatatatttattccccatgtaggtactgatagactgtaatcaagtcaccccttaaccttccctttgttaagctaaatagattgagctcttctataaggcaggtttttgaATCCTTCAGTGATTCTCATggttctctgaaccttctccaatttatcaacaacctccctcaattgtgggcaccagaactggacacaggactcctgcAGCGGTCACACCACTGCcgaacacagaggtaaaataatcttctgctcctactcgagattcccctgtttatatctcccagaatcatagaatcatagaatatcagggttggaagggacctcaggaggttctagtccaacccactgctcaaagcaggaccaatccccaactaaatcatcccagccagggctttgtcaagccaggccttaaaaacccttaaggaaggagattccaccacctccctagataacccattctagtgcttcaccaccctcctagtgaaaaagtttttcctaatatacagtGTCATACTGGGAGCTTATGttggctgattatccaccatgacccccaaatcttttttcagagtccctgcttctcagggtagagtcctccatcctgtacGTATGGCCTGCATGCTTTTCCCAGGGATATGACTTTAcctttggccatattaaaatgtacATTGTTTCTTTCATCCATTTTACCAAGTAACCCAGCCCGCTCTCTATCAGTGACCCGTCCTCTTCATTGCTTACCGCTCCCCCAGTGTTTGTGTCACCTCCAAACTTTGTGAGTGAGGatgttatgttttcttccaggtcactgataaaattgttaaatagtgtagggccaagaactgatcctgcaggaccccacagGAAACAGATATGATTggtgacaattccccatttacaattacattctgAGACCCGGTggaggaggtaatatcttttattggaccaacctctgttggggaaagagacaagctttcaaggcacacggagctcttcttcagggctgggaaatgtactcagaattAAAAACTTTGAGAtctatcatagaaatgtaggactgaaagggaacttcctaggtcatctagtccagtcccttgccctgaggcaggactaagtattatctagcccatccctagaaggtgtttgtctaacctgctcttaaaaacctccaatgatggagattcaccacctccctaggcaatttgttgcAGTGCTTTGTTCAGTTAGACAATCTCCACCCACAAATGCTTAAGGAGACTCCGCTCTCAGGTCAGTGCAAACCTGGAGTAAATCAGAGGGAGCCGAGCTGATCCAAGTCCAGCACCCACCGGTCCCTAGTGAAAGGAGAGATGGAAGAGGGAGCAGAGCCCTCTGAGGAGAAACAGACGTTGGAGCAGCTCCTTAAGGGAAACAGACTTGGAGAGTGGAGGAGAACCAGCAATCAGAGCTTCCCTGCTTAGGAACAGGCTGGAGAGAGATGCTTTTGTTGGTAAAGGTGTGGGCAGTCCTTGCACACCCCCTTGTGGCCTAGTGTGGCACTCTGGGTGTGCCCCTCA
Coding sequences within:
- the LOC135887320 gene encoding C-type lectin domain family 2 member D-like, which codes for MYNGLGICKEQQLDMPLNRNGDQERGKEPGYRFRKTRTFTVVAAVTVFLILSGLIATTATLAVRTTRPCLDYEDIPSCPDGWVGYQRQCYFFSEDERNWTASQSYCSSRGASLVGLDGGLEMTFLLRYKGTVYHWVGLRREPSQSWKWPNGTEFDNWFKVRGGGACAYLNDVGVSSSSCETEKNWICAKPDQYGKRKENSLEGMDKQ